The following proteins come from a genomic window of Lolium rigidum isolate FL_2022 chromosome 5, APGP_CSIRO_Lrig_0.1, whole genome shotgun sequence:
- the LOC124657929 gene encoding short-chain dehydrogenase reductase 3a-like, with protein sequence MFRAMRLLLSAAKSGAAGRASSGSSRLLSASSGFGRLDGKVAIITGAASGIGKATAAEFVKNGAKVVIADVQDDLGHAVAAELGGPGTTFYARCDVTNEAQVAAAVDLAMARHGHLDIMFNNAGIIGGTYMGGPIESMDMADFDSVMAVNLRGVATGIKHAARAMVPRSQGCILCTASTAGVLGGSAPHAYSVSKTAVVGMVRSAAAELAARGVRVNAISPYGIATSMGTRAVREMLGLPPVGAGDSDKEAVRRVFEEDFNEMGGGVVLRAEDVARAAVFLASDDARYITGHNLMVDGGFSVGKPLNVPVH encoded by the exons ATGTTCCGAGCAATGCGGCTCCTTCTCAG CGCGGCGAAGAGTGGAGCTGCGGGAAGGGCGAGCTCAGGCTCGTCTCGCCTCCTCTCCGCGTCCTCGGGCTTTGGGAGGTTGGACGGGAAGGTGGCTATCATCACCGGCGCGGCGAGTGGCATTGGGAAAGCGACCGCCGCGGAGTTCGTCAAAAATGGCGCCAAGGTTGTCATCGCCGACGTCCAGGACGATCTCGGCCACGCCGTGGCGGCAGAGCTCGGCGGGCCGGGCACGACCTTCTACGCCCGCTGTGACGTGACCAACGAGGCGCAGGTGGCGGCCGCCGTGGACCTCGCCATGGCGCGGCACGGCCACCTCGACATCATGTTCAACAACGCCGGCATCATTGGCGGCACCTACATGGGCGGCCCCATCGAGTCCATGGACATGGCCGACTTCGACAGTGTCATGGCCGTCAACCTCCGGGGCGTGGCCACCGGCATCAAGCACGCGGCGCGGGCCATGGTCCCGCGCAGCCAGGGGTGCATCCTGtgcacggccagcacagcgggcgTGCTGGGCGGGTCGGCCCCCCACGCGTACAGCGTCTCCAAGACGGCCGTCGTTGGCATGGTGCGGTCGGCTGcagcggagctggcggcgcgtggCGTCAGGGTGAACGCCATCTCGCCGTACGGCATCGCCACATCGATGGGGACACGGGCCGTGAGGGAGATGCTGGGGCTCCCGCCAGTGGGCGCCGGCGACAGCGACAAGGAGGCGGTCAGGCGGGTGTTCGAGGAGGATTTCAACGAGATGGGCGGCGGCGTGGTGCTGCGCGCGGAGGACGTGGCGAGGGCGGCCGTGTTTCTGGCGTCCGACGACGCCAGGTACATCACCGGGCATAATCTCATGGTGGACGGCGGGTTCTCCGTGGGGAAGCCGCTCAACGTCCCGGTGCACTGA
- the LOC124654949 gene encoding uncharacterized protein At4g33100-like yields the protein MVFGRNKPAPSTASPSSAAAAACGELRAAYHECFNRWYAEKFAKGQWHKDDCAGQWSKYRACLEEHLEDKHLRQILLESETSSCYAQLDPDSSSGQGAASSK from the exons ATGGTGTTTGGCCGGAACAAGCCGGCTCCGTCCACAGCGTCTCCGTcgtcggctgcggcggccgcgTGCGGGGAGCTTCGAGCGGCGTACCACGAGTGCTTCAACCGGTGGTACGCGGAGAAGTTCGCCAAGGGGCAGTGGCACAAGGACGACTGCGCCGGCCAGTGGAGCAAGTACCGCGCCTGCCTCGAG GAACATCTCGAAGACAAGCATCTCAGGCAAATCCTATTGGAGTCGGAAACGTCCTCCTGTTATGCGCAGCTTGATCCTGATTCTTCATCAGGACAAGGTGCGGCCTCATCAAAATGA